A genomic region of Bactrocera dorsalis isolate Fly_Bdor chromosome 3, ASM2337382v1, whole genome shotgun sequence contains the following coding sequences:
- the LOC105227302 gene encoding RNA polymerase II-associated protein 3 isoform X1 yields the protein MDALKKSHEIQLQVRNNAEEVRNTLNDLYSWEQEMKAKEKELHRRPANVDKEEQVNVPIRSHVLADKQPAQNNKQQKQQQQSSRTNSVAKDNDNSPSSSSGTTTPTEKLEKPLDVNEEKRKQANEIKDKGNKHVKLGEYEKAINEYTNAIDIFPEDPIYFCNRALCYLKLERYNECIEDCEQAIEIDSLSVKAYYRRMQANECLGNDMDALKDCTTVLMIEPKNGEANKSLERINERLRKNVKSAKGPNFSAPRADMIDILPIDKPPYKRSNKPLRRVPIADVIGPKDTKNCENTNLKISDEDIDKLFNSNCGPFIEVKKSNSSAFDKMLGKPATTSSKVTNKLNENQNTKDDQKTSVIEVNRSTATVGRDVQLLSGNRPLPPPPTSTAQFYSNWKELTPALKYKYLKSINVTQLRKILGAGFDSDTLTDLLHTMRDFYLVQQDAAIASTLLEISKNNQVGILSLLMSADERKIITDIVSTIKESKEAIQILKNFNLL from the exons atggaTGCTTTGAAAAAATCGCATGAAATTCAGTTGCAAGTGCGCAATAATGCGGAGGAGGTGCGAAACACACTAAATGATCTCTATAGCTGGGAACAGGAAATGAAGGCCAAAGAAAAGGAGTTACATCGACGTCCAGCTAACGTAGATAAAGAAGAG CAAGTAAATGTGCCAATACGAAGTCATGTTCTTGCAGACAAACAACCTGCGCAAAATaacaaacagcaaaaacaacaacagcaaagttcTAGAACAAACTCCGTTGCCAAGGATAATGATAATTCACCCTCGAGTTCCAGCGGTA CCACAACACCTAcggaaaaattagaaaaaccgCTTGATGTCAACGAGGAAAAACGTAAACAAGCTAATGAAATAAAGGATAAGGGCAACAAGCATGTTAAGCTGGGCGAATATGAAAAGGCAATTAATGAATACACCAACGCAATTGATATATTCCCAGAGGATCCCATATACTTTTGCAATCGCGCGTTGTGCTACCTGAAGTTGGAAAG ataTAATGAATGTATTGAAGATTGTGAACAAGCCATAGAAATCGACAGTTTATCCGTTAAGGCTTACTATCGGCGCATGCAGGCGAATGAGTGTCTCGGCAATGATATGGATGCGCTTAAAGATTGTACGACTGTGCTTATGATCGAACCCAAAAATGGTGAAGCGAATAAAAGTTTGGAACGCATCAACGAGAGATTACGAAAAAACG taaaaagcGCCAAGGGTCCGAACTTTAGTGCGCCGCGTGCTGACATGATTGACATACTGCCAATTGATAAGCCGCCATACAAACGTTCAAATAAACCGCTTCGACGTGTACCCATCGCGGATGTGATTGGCCCAAAAGatacaaaaaattgtgaaaatactAATTTGAAAATCTCCGATGAAGATAtcgataaattatttaatagtaaTTGTGGGCCATTCATCGAAGTTAAGAAATCGAATAGTTCTGCCTTTGACAAAATGCTCGGCAAACCTGCTACAACTTCAAGTAAAGTTACgaataaattgaatgaaaatcaaaataccAAAGATGACCAAAAAACCTCAGTGATCGAAGTGAATCGATCTACCGCGACGGTCGGCCGGGATGTGCAATTACTGAGTGGAAAC cgCCCCCTACCACCGCCACCCACATCTACAGCGCAATTTTACTCGAATTGGAAAGAATTAACGCCTGCGCTGAAGTACAAATACTTAAAG AGCATTAATGTGACACAATTGCGTAAAATACTCGGCGCTGGTTTCGATTCGGACACGCTAACGGACTTGTTACACACAATGCGGGACTTCTACTTAGTGCAGCAGGATGCAGCCATCGCTAGCACACTCTtggaaataagtaaaaataatcaaGTTGGCATATTATCACTGCTTATGTCGGCTGATGAACGAAAAA TCATCACCGATATTGTCAGCACTATTAAAGAGAGCAAAGAAGCGAtacaaattcttaaaaattttaatttactttaa
- the LOC105227302 gene encoding RNA polymerase II-associated protein 3 isoform X2, with product MDALKKSHEIQLQVRNNAEEVRNTLNDLYSWEQEMKAKEKELHRRPANVDKEEQVNVPIRSHVLADKQPAQNNKQQKQQQQSSRTNSVAKDNDNSPSSSSATTPTEKLEKPLDVNEEKRKQANEIKDKGNKHVKLGEYEKAINEYTNAIDIFPEDPIYFCNRALCYLKLERYNECIEDCEQAIEIDSLSVKAYYRRMQANECLGNDMDALKDCTTVLMIEPKNGEANKSLERINERLRKNVKSAKGPNFSAPRADMIDILPIDKPPYKRSNKPLRRVPIADVIGPKDTKNCENTNLKISDEDIDKLFNSNCGPFIEVKKSNSSAFDKMLGKPATTSSKVTNKLNENQNTKDDQKTSVIEVNRSTATVGRDVQLLSGNRPLPPPPTSTAQFYSNWKELTPALKYKYLKSINVTQLRKILGAGFDSDTLTDLLHTMRDFYLVQQDAAIASTLLEISKNNQVGILSLLMSADERKIITDIVSTIKESKEAIQILKNFNLL from the exons atggaTGCTTTGAAAAAATCGCATGAAATTCAGTTGCAAGTGCGCAATAATGCGGAGGAGGTGCGAAACACACTAAATGATCTCTATAGCTGGGAACAGGAAATGAAGGCCAAAGAAAAGGAGTTACATCGACGTCCAGCTAACGTAGATAAAGAAGAG CAAGTAAATGTGCCAATACGAAGTCATGTTCTTGCAGACAAACAACCTGCGCAAAATaacaaacagcaaaaacaacaacagcaaagttcTAGAACAAACTCCGTTGCCAAGGATAATGATAATTCACCCTCGAGTTCCAGCG CCACAACACCTAcggaaaaattagaaaaaccgCTTGATGTCAACGAGGAAAAACGTAAACAAGCTAATGAAATAAAGGATAAGGGCAACAAGCATGTTAAGCTGGGCGAATATGAAAAGGCAATTAATGAATACACCAACGCAATTGATATATTCCCAGAGGATCCCATATACTTTTGCAATCGCGCGTTGTGCTACCTGAAGTTGGAAAG ataTAATGAATGTATTGAAGATTGTGAACAAGCCATAGAAATCGACAGTTTATCCGTTAAGGCTTACTATCGGCGCATGCAGGCGAATGAGTGTCTCGGCAATGATATGGATGCGCTTAAAGATTGTACGACTGTGCTTATGATCGAACCCAAAAATGGTGAAGCGAATAAAAGTTTGGAACGCATCAACGAGAGATTACGAAAAAACG taaaaagcGCCAAGGGTCCGAACTTTAGTGCGCCGCGTGCTGACATGATTGACATACTGCCAATTGATAAGCCGCCATACAAACGTTCAAATAAACCGCTTCGACGTGTACCCATCGCGGATGTGATTGGCCCAAAAGatacaaaaaattgtgaaaatactAATTTGAAAATCTCCGATGAAGATAtcgataaattatttaatagtaaTTGTGGGCCATTCATCGAAGTTAAGAAATCGAATAGTTCTGCCTTTGACAAAATGCTCGGCAAACCTGCTACAACTTCAAGTAAAGTTACgaataaattgaatgaaaatcaaaataccAAAGATGACCAAAAAACCTCAGTGATCGAAGTGAATCGATCTACCGCGACGGTCGGCCGGGATGTGCAATTACTGAGTGGAAAC cgCCCCCTACCACCGCCACCCACATCTACAGCGCAATTTTACTCGAATTGGAAAGAATTAACGCCTGCGCTGAAGTACAAATACTTAAAG AGCATTAATGTGACACAATTGCGTAAAATACTCGGCGCTGGTTTCGATTCGGACACGCTAACGGACTTGTTACACACAATGCGGGACTTCTACTTAGTGCAGCAGGATGCAGCCATCGCTAGCACACTCTtggaaataagtaaaaataatcaaGTTGGCATATTATCACTGCTTATGTCGGCTGATGAACGAAAAA TCATCACCGATATTGTCAGCACTATTAAAGAGAGCAAAGAAGCGAtacaaattcttaaaaattttaatttactttaa